A window of Microbispora hainanensis genomic DNA:
ATGGTGGCGCTGGTCGCCACCGGCCTGTCCAACCAGGAAATCGCCGAGCAGATGTACCTCAGCCCGTTCACCGTACGCGCCCACGTACAGCGGGCCATGACGAAGCTCCAGGCACGCGACCGCGCGCAGCTCGTCGTCATCGCCTATCAGACGGGCCTGGTGCAGGTCACCGCGGACGACGACAGCCCGGAATGGTCCGCCTGAGGGCAGGGCAGGTCCGGCGAAGTTCGTACCCGTTTTTCCTGCGCGGTAGGGGCCGCGGAGTCTACTGCGGGGGCAGCACGCAGAACTCGTGGCCGTCGGGATCGGCCATGACCACCCAGTCGGCCTCGCCCTGACCGATGTCGATGCGCGTCGCCCCGAGGGAGATGAGACGGTCGACCTCCGCCTGCTGATCACCGTCGGCGGGTGGAGCGAGGTCGAAATGCAGCCGCTCCTTCCCTGTCTTCGGCATGAGCGGCGGACCACCCCAGGTGATCTTCGGGCCGCCGTGCGGCGAGCGGACAGCGGTCTCCTGGTCCTGATCCCAGACCAACGGCCAGCCCAGCGCCTTGCACCAGAAATACCCGGCCTCCTGCGAACCATCGCACGCCAGCGCCCCGATGAATCCGCAGCCGGCGAGGAACTGGTTGTCCGGCCCGATGACGCAGAACTCGTTGCCCTCCGGGTCGGCGAGCACGACGTGAGCCTCGTCCGGCCGCTGGCCGATGTCGATGTGCCGGGCGCCGAGTTCGAGCGCCCTCGCCACCGTCTGCTGCTGGTCCTCAAGGGACGTGCTCGTCAGATCGAAGTGCGCCTGGTTCTGGCCGGTCTTCTGCTCCTGACTCGGAACAAAGCGGATCCGGAAGCCGGTGTCATCGCCCGGCAGGAGCGTGATGCCCTCCCGGGGATCGTCGGCCATCTCCCAGCCCAGGACACCGGCCCAGAAGCGCGCGAGACGGAGCGGGTCGTGCGCGTCGAAGCAGAGCGCGACAAGGTGACAGGCCATCCCGCTCCAGACCTCCCTTTCGGTTGAATGAGTATTGGGAGGTGGTCGACCATATCCTCGGAACGGAAGAGATGCTCCAGGAGCATATCTACGGCCGGCAACCCTGATGCCGTTCACTGTTCCCGTTCACGGCGATGACGGCCCGCGCGGGCAGGCCCTGCATATGATCGTTACTGGCCTATGCGTCCGTCGATCCGTTCGCGCAGCAGGTCGACGTGACCCATGTGGCGGCCGTACTCCCAGATCATTCCGACCAGCACCTCGCGCAGCGACATCGATCCTCCACCGCTGCCATGCTGGTTCAGGGGATCGTCGCCGGTGATATCGAGACCGGGCGCCTCGGCTACGAAGCGCTCGGCGAAGTCCACCTCCGCACGCCATGCGGCCCACGCCTCCGCGACCATCTCCGGGTCGGGAACGGCACCATCGAAATCGCCGTCACGGTCGGTGTCCGAAGTGAAAAGCCGGGGCACGTCCTGTCCCGCCATCATCACCCGGAACGTCGCACGCTCCCCCTCTGCCAGATGTCGCACCAGCCCCAGGAGCGACATCGTCGAAGGCTCGACGGAACGCCGCGCCATGGCCTCGGCATCAAGGCCTTCGCACTTCATCTCCAACGTGAGGCGCGCACAACGCAGGGCTTCGACCAGCGTCGTGCGCTCATCGCCCAGCGTTGGTCCGTTCTCACGTGGATCATCGTCGGACGGCTTGCCGTCCGCAGTGAACATGTCGGCTCGTCGCGTCGTTGCCATGGCCGCAATCATTGGCGCGCACACTGCGGTCGGCAACTGATTTACGCCACCCGAACTTTTGGTCACCAGGAGTCGGCATCGCCACCAGGGGAAACCCCGCTTCGTCCACGAGCTCAAGCAGGTTTTCCCAGGCAGAGGATGCGTTGTCCGTGAAAGCCCACCAGGTGCGGTGGACGTACCTCGCACCGACCGAAGCATCGGCAAGCCCCGCAGCGCGAGGCGGCGTCCTTCCTCTCGTCACTCGGACCCCTCTCTGTCAGACTGTTGTAAGACATGGGACGAGAGAGTCCTTTTGATGCGAAGCGGGGCGAGACGGGACGATTGAGACAGTGACGATGACCCTCGCCGACCAGGCTGCCCGGACGGGGCAGG
This region includes:
- a CDS encoding VOC family protein translates to MACHLVALCFDAHDPLRLARFWAGVLGWEMADDPREGITLLPGDDTGFRIRFVPSQEQKTGQNQAHFDLTSTSLEDQQQTVARALELGARHIDIGQRPDEAHVVLADPEGNEFCVIGPDNQFLAGCGFIGALACDGSQEAGYFWCKALGWPLVWDQDQETAVRSPHGGPKITWGGPPLMPKTGKERLHFDLAPPADGDQQAEVDRLISLGATRIDIGQGEADWVVMADPDGHEFCVLPPQ
- a CDS encoding DinB family protein, yielding MFTADGKPSDDDPRENGPTLGDERTTLVEALRCARLTLEMKCEGLDAEAMARRSVEPSTMSLLGLVRHLAEGERATFRVMMAGQDVPRLFTSDTDRDGDFDGAVPDPEMVAEAWAAWRAEVDFAERFVAEAPGLDITGDDPLNQHGSGGGSMSLREVLVGMIWEYGRHMGHVDLLRERIDGRIGQ